In one window of Leptospira sp. GIMC2001 DNA:
- a CDS encoding ATP-dependent helicase: protein MLLNPEQAAAVRHVDGPLLVFAGAGSGKTRVITNRIVHLIEKAEIPPSQIIALSFTNKSAREMESRLRKMMNRKALRGIILSTFHSLGLKILKEHIETLGYNHNFLLLNANDQEALVTQLLKNRKLDPKEIPPKEIMRRVSLAKNTKGAYLDRLSASNEEVDLTAVTIYEDYNKALKDMNSLDFDDLILLPSRIFKENPEIAATFHKKHKYFMVDEFQDTNELQYEFLTYLRGSNRNLCVVGDDDQSIYAFRGSNVQLILNFEREFPEAKVVRLLENYRSTSMIIRAANSLIKNNVDRRHKDLFSKIISHEKVEYFETQDEREEAIFVVGMIEDAYRKAEKLSQMAILFRTNFQSRPFEEELRMRNIPYKVVGGYNFFDRREVRDMISYLRIIANPKDESSLMRTINTPKRGIGQTTIAKLHRESIDNGLSLSDILYKISESPDYLTDIKSKHRTEIYSYLELIEKYRKKFAQSPKLAPILRELITESGMEKEILLEETDEKVAKARMYNLSELVNMLSFFEDDEDREGKASLFDFLARLALLMEDDQADEDQEDKRVQLLTIHQSKGLEFDTVYVVGIEEGILPNSRVVDEGNNVDEERRLFYVAMTRAKTNLLLTGAKTRRKYGETIDTNPSRFLEEIDPEAIHLHRLSGGASEGGIDFLKELERLKVG, encoded by the coding sequence ATGTTGTTGAACCCTGAACAGGCTGCTGCCGTCCGACATGTTGACGGTCCACTTTTGGTTTTTGCTGGAGCAGGAAGTGGCAAGACTCGTGTGATCACGAATCGAATTGTTCATCTTATCGAGAAGGCTGAAATACCTCCATCCCAAATCATTGCACTTTCATTTACCAACAAAAGTGCTCGTGAAATGGAATCTCGACTTAGAAAAATGATGAATCGAAAAGCTCTAAGAGGCATCATACTTTCTACTTTTCATTCTCTCGGATTGAAAATTCTAAAGGAACATATTGAAACTCTTGGATACAATCACAATTTTTTATTATTGAATGCCAATGATCAGGAAGCTCTTGTAACTCAGCTTCTCAAGAATAGAAAACTTGACCCAAAAGAAATCCCTCCTAAAGAAATTATGAGAAGGGTAAGTCTTGCGAAAAATACCAAGGGTGCTTATCTCGATCGTCTGTCCGCTTCAAATGAAGAGGTGGATCTAACGGCCGTTACCATTTATGAAGATTATAATAAAGCTTTAAAAGATATGAACTCATTGGATTTTGATGATTTGATTTTGCTACCTTCAAGGATTTTCAAAGAAAATCCTGAAATTGCAGCAACCTTTCACAAAAAGCATAAATATTTTATGGTAGATGAATTTCAAGATACCAATGAACTTCAATATGAATTTCTGACATACCTCAGAGGAAGCAATCGGAATCTATGTGTGGTAGGCGATGATGATCAGAGTATCTATGCTTTTCGTGGATCGAATGTACAGTTAATTCTTAATTTTGAAAGAGAGTTTCCTGAGGCGAAAGTTGTTCGTTTATTAGAAAATTATCGATCAACTTCCATGATCATTCGAGCTGCAAATAGTTTAATCAAAAACAATGTTGATCGTCGGCATAAAGATCTATTTAGCAAAATTATCTCGCATGAGAAAGTTGAGTATTTCGAGACTCAGGATGAGAGAGAAGAAGCGATATTTGTAGTGGGAATGATTGAAGATGCCTACCGGAAAGCGGAAAAGCTCAGTCAAATGGCAATTCTATTTCGAACCAATTTTCAGTCTAGGCCCTTTGAAGAAGAACTTCGTATGAGAAATATTCCGTACAAAGTGGTCGGAGGATACAACTTTTTTGATCGCAGGGAAGTTCGAGATATGATTTCATATCTACGCATCATTGCCAATCCTAAAGACGAGTCTTCGCTCATGCGAACGATCAATACTCCCAAACGAGGAATAGGTCAGACGACTATAGCCAAGTTGCATCGAGAATCAATTGATAATGGTTTAAGTCTTTCGGACATTTTGTACAAAATTTCAGAGTCACCCGACTATCTTACAGATATAAAATCTAAGCATAGAACGGAGATTTATAGCTATTTAGAATTGATCGAAAAATATCGGAAGAAATTCGCACAGAGTCCGAAGCTTGCTCCCATTTTGCGTGAACTTATTACTGAATCCGGAATGGAAAAAGAAATTCTCCTTGAAGAAACGGATGAGAAAGTCGCCAAAGCAAGAATGTACAATCTGTCTGAACTTGTTAATATGTTATCTTTTTTTGAAGATGATGAAGATCGAGAAGGAAAGGCGAGCCTTTTTGATTTCTTGGCAAGACTAGCTCTTCTTATGGAAGATGACCAAGCAGATGAGGACCAAGAAGATAAAAGAGTACAACTTTTGACAATTCACCAATCAAAAGGACTTGAGTTTGACACTGTCTATGTCGTAGGTATAGAGGAAGGTATTTTACCTAACTCTCGAGTGGTGGATGAGGGGAACAATGTCGACGAAGAGCGAAGATTGTTTTATGTCGCCATGACTCGAGCGAAAACAAATTTATTATTGACAGGAGCCAAGACTCGCCGAAAATATGGGGAAACTATAGATACAAACCCATCGAGATTCTTAGAAGAAATCGATCCAGAAGCTATTCATTTGCATAGACTTTCGGGTGGTGCTTCCGAGGGAGGAATTGACTTTCTCAAAGAATTGGAAAGATTGAAGGTTGGTTAG
- a CDS encoding MFS transporter — protein sequence MQTNPNLSKANFKIFAIRDFRFYIVSRLLFVIAVQMQAVVVGWQVYSITKDPLALGMIGLAEALPSIAVALYAGHLADRIPRKLIAVVAMSVLILCSVLLWMFTWDGEIFLKSNGAYPIYLTIILSGLARGFIAPSIFAFMTQIVPREFYPNSAAISGTSFQIGAVVGPALGGIVYGFYGVSFAYALDLFFISLAFILFLFIPSRPLPPFDSKERLRSSLISGLKFVFKNEYVLGAMSLDMFAVLFGGAVALLPIFAADILHVGSEGLGMLRAAPAMGAVGMAFFLSFKPPLRNSGRILLWSVGGFGFSMIVFGLSTSFIISLIALFMSGVFDSISVVIRSTIMQVMTPDTLRGRVSSVNKIFIGSSNEIGAFESGVTAKLMGTVPSVLFGGIMTLLIVAASLKTFPKLSKLELKDHL from the coding sequence ATGCAAACAAATCCTAATCTAAGTAAAGCCAATTTTAAGATTTTTGCTATTCGAGATTTTCGATTCTATATAGTTTCAAGACTTTTATTTGTTATAGCTGTTCAAATGCAGGCTGTAGTTGTTGGCTGGCAAGTTTATAGTATAACCAAAGATCCGCTAGCTCTAGGAATGATTGGACTTGCGGAAGCCTTGCCTTCTATTGCAGTAGCTCTTTATGCAGGTCATTTGGCGGATCGTATTCCAAGAAAACTTATTGCTGTTGTAGCCATGTCTGTATTGATACTTTGCTCAGTATTGTTATGGATGTTCACTTGGGATGGAGAAATATTTCTGAAATCAAACGGTGCCTATCCAATATATTTGACAATCATCCTTTCGGGCTTAGCTCGAGGATTCATCGCGCCTAGTATTTTTGCATTTATGACTCAAATTGTTCCACGAGAATTCTATCCTAATTCTGCCGCAATTTCTGGAACTAGTTTTCAAATTGGTGCCGTAGTAGGTCCTGCATTAGGTGGGATTGTATACGGTTTCTATGGTGTAAGCTTCGCTTATGCATTAGATTTATTTTTTATATCCCTTGCTTTTATATTGTTTTTATTTATTCCATCCAGACCGCTTCCACCTTTTGATTCCAAAGAAAGACTACGTTCTTCTCTGATTTCAGGATTAAAGTTTGTATTCAAAAATGAATATGTTTTAGGTGCGATGAGTTTAGATATGTTTGCGGTTCTTTTTGGCGGAGCTGTTGCTCTACTTCCCATTTTTGCTGCAGATATTCTTCATGTTGGATCTGAAGGATTAGGAATGTTAAGAGCTGCACCTGCTATGGGAGCTGTTGGAATGGCTTTTTTTCTAAGCTTCAAACCACCCCTTAGGAATTCTGGAAGAATTTTACTTTGGAGTGTCGGCGGATTTGGGTTTAGTATGATTGTTTTTGGACTATCAACCAGTTTTATCATATCGCTTATTGCACTTTTTATGAGTGGAGTTTTTGATAGCATTAGTGTAGTTATCCGTTCCACAATTATGCAAGTGATGACTCCGGATACTTTACGTGGAAGAGTAAGTTCGGTTAATAAAATATTTATCGGATCATCAAATGAAATTGGAGCTTTCGAGTCAGGTGTAACAGCTAAGCTCATGGGAACGGTTCCGTCAGTTTTATTTGGCGGGATTATGACTTTATTGATTGTTGCTGCGAGTTTGAAGACGTTTCCGAAACTGAGTAAGCTTGAACTAAAAGATCATCTTTGA
- a CDS encoding tetratricopeptide repeat protein, giving the protein MNKNILAISVFALLLGACSSGDSRDSAGPRKMEKEVQVKLQAINEELAIQSIPEERKQQLKLDKAKILLDHDNYDEAAVLLKEVLRAKNEAVSQSEVNLYLGKAYYGKSDYSNAISYLSTSERLDRNYNDHERKKLVARSLYEEKEYYPALAALSKAYKGPETPKDHFYYETAARTYYKMGFHNKSVDFYKKGLHVAELGLKEYPGSETLRAIQSDCLKVLEPNK; this is encoded by the coding sequence ATGAACAAAAATATATTAGCTATCAGTGTATTTGCATTATTATTAGGAGCCTGCTCATCTGGAGATTCCAGAGATTCAGCAGGTCCAAGAAAAATGGAGAAGGAAGTTCAAGTAAAACTTCAAGCAATTAATGAAGAACTTGCAATCCAATCCATTCCAGAAGAAAGAAAACAACAATTGAAATTGGACAAAGCTAAGATTTTGCTCGATCATGACAATTATGATGAAGCAGCAGTTTTGTTGAAAGAAGTATTGCGGGCAAAGAATGAAGCCGTTAGCCAATCTGAAGTTAATCTATATCTGGGAAAAGCCTATTATGGTAAATCAGATTATAGTAATGCAATCAGCTATCTAAGCACTTCAGAGAGATTAGATAGAAATTACAACGATCACGAAAGAAAGAAACTTGTTGCACGATCGCTTTATGAGGAAAAGGAATACTATCCAGCTTTGGCTGCTCTTAGCAAAGCTTACAAAGGACCAGAAACTCCAAAAGATCATTTTTACTATGAAACAGCAGCTCGTACTTACTACAAGATGGGCTTTCACAACAAGAGTGTAGATTTTTATAAAAAAGGTCTGCATGTAGCTGAGCTTGGTCTCAAAGAATATCCTGGGAGTGAAACTCTCCGTGCAATCCAATCCGATTGCTTAAAAGTTTTGGAACCAAATAAATAA
- a CDS encoding NUDIX hydrolase: MNSYGNPHENLWERKNRKILHTTPIFDLVSFDATAKLKGHTKTYYALESKSWVNVIAISKSGKIVLVRQYRHGIHEYCLELPGGIVDESGDDAPLISAKRELAEETGYTSNNWEQIGKVSGNPAVFNNWCYTFLARDAEKTLELDWDESEEIDIFEEDIASIPGLIRDGVIHHSMMVAAFGFYFYANKS, translated from the coding sequence ATGAACTCTTATGGCAATCCTCATGAAAATCTCTGGGAACGAAAGAATCGTAAGATTCTTCATACTACACCCATTTTTGATCTAGTTTCTTTTGATGCCACAGCCAAATTAAAAGGCCATACCAAAACCTATTATGCCCTAGAATCAAAAAGCTGGGTGAATGTTATTGCAATTTCAAAATCGGGGAAAATCGTTCTTGTTCGACAATACAGACATGGAATTCATGAATACTGTCTTGAGTTGCCTGGAGGCATTGTTGACGAATCCGGTGATGATGCACCTTTGATTTCTGCTAAGAGAGAGCTTGCAGAAGAGACCGGATATACTTCCAATAATTGGGAACAGATTGGTAAGGTCTCTGGTAATCCTGCCGTTTTCAATAACTGGTGTTATACATTTCTTGCAAGAGATGCAGAAAAAACTTTGGAGCTAGATTGGGATGAGAGTGAAGAAATCGATATATTCGAAGAAGACATAGCCTCTATCCCAGGGCTGATTCGAGATGGGGTTATTCATCATTCCATGATGGTTGCGGCTTTCGGTTTTTATTTTTATGCAAACAAATCCTAA
- a CDS encoding DUF4256 domain-containing protein, which translates to MKNIKKQLSQKDKEIILNTLKNRIVKNNFGHKGIDWTKVLAKLESNTDKLWSIYQMEETGGEPDIVSIDKKSGLIYFFDCSQESPKGRRSICYDQEALESRKEHKPKTSAMEMAKGMGIEILSEEQYRFLQSLGNFDSKTSSWILTPPSIRKLGGAIFGDWRYGQVFIYHNGAESYYGVRGFRGCIAV; encoded by the coding sequence ATGAAAAATATTAAAAAACAATTGTCTCAAAAAGATAAAGAAATCATCCTCAATACTTTGAAAAATCGTATAGTTAAGAATAATTTTGGTCATAAAGGAATCGATTGGACTAAAGTCTTAGCAAAGTTGGAAAGCAATACAGATAAGTTATGGTCAATTTACCAAATGGAAGAAACAGGTGGTGAACCAGACATAGTCAGTATTGATAAAAAGTCTGGTCTGATTTATTTCTTTGATTGCTCGCAAGAAAGTCCTAAAGGGCGTAGAAGCATTTGCTATGACCAAGAAGCACTAGAATCTAGGAAAGAACATAAACCTAAAACCAGTGCTATGGAAATGGCTAAGGGAATGGGTATCGAGATCTTATCGGAAGAACAGTATAGGTTTTTGCAGAGTCTAGGCAATTTCGATTCAAAAACTTCTAGTTGGATTTTAACACCTCCCTCAATACGAAAATTAGGCGGTGCAATCTTTGGAGATTGGCGATATGGACAAGTATTTATTTACCATAATGGTGCTGAATCTTACTACGGTGTTCGTGGATTCCGCGGTTGTATTGCAGTATAA
- a CDS encoding antibiotic biosynthesis monooxygenase family protein, which produces MILEVAILKVKNNCEREFEIAFAEASMIISQMQGYLNHELLKCIEQDNQYLLLVRWEKLEDHTEGFRKSKEYLQWKKLLHDFYDPFPTVEHYKSINLHSFDV; this is translated from the coding sequence TTGATTCTAGAAGTTGCTATTCTGAAAGTAAAAAACAATTGCGAGAGAGAATTTGAAATAGCTTTTGCTGAAGCATCAATGATTATTTCGCAAATGCAAGGTTATCTAAATCATGAATTACTTAAATGTATAGAACAAGACAATCAGTATTTACTTTTGGTGAGATGGGAGAAATTGGAAGATCATACTGAAGGATTTAGGAAATCAAAGGAATATTTGCAATGGAAAAAACTGCTGCATGATTTCTATGATCCTTTCCCAACTGTTGAGCATTATAAATCTATCAATTTACATTCATTCGATGTTTAA
- the lpxB gene encoding lipid-A-disaccharide synthase gives MEQKAKKQSTNIKKSAEKNRKKDSFGFPVFILAGEHSGDLLGGDLLKELKKYSQDTEFYGIGGEHMISEGFHSLEDMDNLAVIGFFEIIKKYSFLKSLLEKMVEEIIKRETKLVILIDYPGFNLRLAERLKEKGIRVVFYVSPQIWAWKFKRIFFIRKNVDIMLTLFQFEEDLYREYGVNAFYVGHPLSKRIKESKKHENPLPIKLSHDANHKVIGLLPGSRSQEIRKLTPELLKSAIAIQKHFSMDKKKTEVTFLLPNINTKEDAYLKDAIEKAKEVFPALNIHYAFQSSLQVMEASDLLLIASGTATLEATYFVKPMVIIYKVSLLSYFIGSLLIKTKSVGLVNILAGQEICRELLQAECKAEYITKEAIAILENSKYRKTIIDAIQKVKDRELAEQEGSRLAAKTIMNYFKLLNQ, from the coding sequence TGGTGATCTTCTCGGTGGAGATCTATTAAAAGAACTTAAAAAATATTCACAAGATACTGAATTCTACGGAATCGGTGGCGAACATATGATTTCTGAGGGATTCCATAGTCTTGAAGATATGGATAATCTCGCAGTAATAGGTTTTTTTGAAATAATCAAGAAATACAGCTTTCTGAAATCATTGCTCGAGAAGATGGTTGAAGAAATTATCAAACGAGAAACCAAATTGGTGATCTTAATTGACTATCCAGGATTTAATTTACGTTTGGCGGAAAGGCTAAAGGAAAAAGGAATTCGAGTCGTATTCTATGTATCTCCCCAGATCTGGGCATGGAAATTCAAGAGAATCTTCTTCATAAGAAAAAATGTAGATATTATGTTGACTCTTTTTCAATTCGAAGAAGATCTTTATCGCGAATACGGAGTGAACGCATTCTACGTTGGACATCCTTTATCCAAAAGAATCAAAGAATCCAAAAAACATGAAAATCCCCTTCCCATTAAATTATCCCATGATGCAAACCATAAGGTGATTGGACTGCTTCCTGGATCTAGATCACAAGAAATTCGCAAGTTAACGCCTGAGTTGCTTAAATCTGCTATTGCTATACAAAAACATTTCTCAATGGATAAGAAAAAAACCGAAGTAACTTTTCTTCTTCCAAACATCAATACTAAAGAAGATGCTTATCTCAAGGATGCGATTGAGAAAGCAAAAGAGGTCTTCCCTGCCCTCAATATCCATTATGCCTTTCAATCATCCTTACAAGTTATGGAAGCAAGTGATCTATTATTGATCGCATCCGGAACAGCAACATTGGAAGCAACGTATTTTGTTAAGCCTATGGTAATCATCTACAAAGTAAGTTTACTTTCCTATTTCATAGGGAGTCTCTTAATCAAAACCAAATCCGTTGGACTAGTAAACATTCTTGCTGGACAAGAAATATGTCGGGAGTTATTGCAAGCGGAATGCAAAGCTGAATATATTACAAAAGAAGCGATCGCAATATTAGAAAATTCGAAATATCGTAAAACAATAATTGATGCGATTCAGAAAGTAAAAGATCGAGAACTTGCAGAACAAGAAGGTTCAAGGCTTGCTGCAAAAACAATCATGAATTACTTCAAATTATTGAATCAATAG